A stretch of the Gemmatirosa kalamazoonensis genome encodes the following:
- a CDS encoding alpha/beta fold hydrolase encodes MRHLVTFGVTAAALVAHPVGAQSREPFAGLDAYVENAMRQWKVPGLGLAIVRNDSVIYAKGYGVKDVNRPDRVDERTLFAIGSASKAFTAASVAMLVDEKKVSLDAPAATYLPGFALADPFASREITVRDLLAHRSGLARGELAWYGSGFDRDEIVRRVRFLQPSWSFRSQFGYQNIMYIAAGQIVAHVANTSWDDFVKARIFTPLGMTGSNTTVRAVPGVADRASPHYTAGDTMKAIAAWRDIDNAGPAGSINSTAVDMAQWVRFQLGDGTFGGKRLLSARMIDEMHSPQTIIRLDSAARALNPDTHLQAYGMGWFVQDYRDRLVVQHGGNVDGFTSLVAMLPEEHFGLVFLTNMNGTGLPTALMNKIFDLQLKAPARDWSGDMRARVEQQQARARTAQQRAEAQRVPNTKPSLPLSAYAGTYSDSLYGDMTIREENGKLNLTFGPIWKGELEHWHFDTFHTKFDTPVLGTIPITFHLNAAAKVDELATDLAGPVTFKKRPDAATSGTAAGRSAAVDYSAPPNAPYTAENVTVPTPMGHTLAGTLTLPNGASKAHPVAAVVTITGSGPEERDEAIPGVNGYRPFRQIADSLGRRGIAVLRMDDRGTGLSTGNHATATSADFAEDIRAGLAYLRTRPEIDASRLALLGHSEGGLIAPLVATKEPALKALVLMAGPGKGGREILTFQLTNLATHDTSLTGAKRDAALAAIPARIDSLARSNPWMGYFLSYDPLATARRIKIPVLILNGSTDQQVTPEQVPALAAAFRAAGNRDVTVKVFPDMNHLFIHDPSGYPLGYSKLPNPRVEPEVLGAVADWLSQRLK; translated from the coding sequence GTGCGTCATCTCGTCACGTTCGGCGTCACGGCGGCCGCGCTCGTGGCGCATCCCGTCGGGGCGCAGTCGCGGGAGCCGTTCGCGGGGCTCGACGCGTACGTCGAGAACGCGATGCGGCAGTGGAAGGTGCCCGGGCTCGGGCTCGCCATCGTGCGCAACGACTCGGTGATCTACGCCAAGGGCTACGGCGTGAAGGACGTCAACCGACCGGACCGCGTCGACGAGCGCACGCTGTTCGCCATCGGCTCGGCGTCGAAGGCGTTCACGGCGGCGTCGGTCGCGATGCTCGTCGACGAGAAGAAGGTCTCGCTCGACGCGCCGGCGGCGACGTACCTGCCGGGCTTCGCGCTCGCCGACCCGTTCGCGTCGCGCGAGATCACCGTCCGCGACCTGCTCGCGCACCGGAGCGGGCTCGCGCGCGGGGAGCTGGCGTGGTACGGCTCCGGCTTCGACCGCGACGAGATCGTGCGGCGCGTGCGGTTCCTGCAGCCGAGTTGGAGCTTCCGCTCGCAGTTCGGCTACCAGAACATCATGTACATCGCCGCCGGGCAGATCGTGGCGCACGTGGCGAACACGTCGTGGGACGACTTCGTGAAGGCGCGCATCTTCACGCCGTTAGGCATGACGGGGAGCAACACGACCGTCCGCGCGGTGCCGGGCGTCGCCGACCGCGCCTCGCCGCACTACACCGCGGGCGACACCATGAAGGCGATCGCCGCGTGGCGCGACATCGACAACGCCGGCCCCGCCGGGTCGATCAACTCGACCGCCGTCGACATGGCGCAGTGGGTGCGCTTCCAGCTCGGCGACGGCACGTTCGGCGGCAAGCGGCTGCTCAGCGCCCGCATGATCGACGAGATGCACTCGCCGCAGACGATCATCCGCCTCGACTCCGCGGCGCGGGCGCTCAATCCCGACACGCACCTGCAGGCGTACGGCATGGGGTGGTTCGTCCAGGACTACCGCGACCGCCTCGTCGTGCAGCACGGCGGCAACGTCGACGGCTTCACGTCGCTCGTCGCGATGCTGCCGGAGGAGCATTTCGGGCTCGTGTTCCTCACGAACATGAACGGCACCGGGCTGCCGACCGCGCTGATGAACAAGATCTTCGACCTGCAGCTCAAGGCCCCGGCGCGCGACTGGAGCGGCGACATGCGCGCGCGCGTCGAGCAGCAGCAGGCCCGCGCGCGGACGGCGCAGCAGCGCGCGGAGGCGCAGCGCGTGCCGAACACGAAGCCGTCGCTCCCGCTCTCGGCGTACGCGGGCACGTACAGCGACAGCCTGTACGGCGACATGACGATCCGCGAGGAGAACGGGAAGCTGAACCTCACGTTCGGCCCGATCTGGAAGGGAGAGCTGGAGCACTGGCACTTCGACACGTTCCACACGAAGTTCGACACGCCGGTGCTGGGGACGATACCGATCACGTTCCATCTGAACGCGGCGGCGAAGGTCGACGAGCTGGCGACGGATCTCGCGGGGCCGGTGACGTTCAAGAAGCGGCCGGACGCGGCGACCAGCGGCACGGCGGCCGGGCGCTCGGCGGCCGTCGACTACTCGGCGCCGCCTAACGCGCCGTACACGGCGGAGAACGTGACCGTGCCGACGCCGATGGGGCACACGCTCGCCGGCACGCTCACGCTGCCGAACGGGGCGAGCAAGGCGCACCCGGTGGCGGCCGTCGTGACGATCACCGGCTCGGGGCCGGAGGAGCGCGACGAGGCGATCCCCGGCGTGAACGGCTACCGCCCGTTCCGGCAGATCGCCGACTCGTTGGGCCGGCGCGGGATCGCGGTGCTGCGCATGGACGACCGCGGCACCGGCCTGTCGACCGGCAACCACGCGACGGCGACGAGCGCCGACTTCGCGGAGGACATCCGCGCCGGGCTCGCGTACCTGCGCACGCGTCCGGAGATCGACGCGTCGCGGCTCGCGCTGCTCGGCCACAGCGAGGGCGGGCTGATCGCGCCGCTCGTCGCGACGAAGGAGCCGGCGCTGAAGGCGCTCGTGCTCATGGCCGGCCCGGGGAAGGGCGGGCGCGAGATCCTGACGTTCCAGCTCACGAACCTGGCGACGCACGACACGTCGCTCACCGGCGCGAAGCGCGACGCGGCGCTCGCCGCGATCCCGGCGCGCATCGACTCGCTCGCGCGGTCGAACCCGTGGATGGGCTACTTCCTGTCGTACGACCCGCTCGCCACGGCGCGTCGCATCAAGATCCCGGTGCTCATCCTGAACGGCAGCACCGACCAGCAGGTGACGCCGGAGCAGGTGCCGGCGCTCGCCGCCGCGTTCCGCGCGGCGGGGAACCGCGACGTGACGGTGAAGGTGTTCCCGGACATGAACCACCTCTTCATCCACGACCCGAGCGGCTATCCGTTAGGCTACTCGAAGCTGCCGAACCCGCGCGTGGAGCCCGAGGTGCTCGGCGCGGTCGCCGACTGGCTGAGCCAACGGCTCAAGTGA
- a CDS encoding GntR family transcriptional regulator: MTQPSSTSSTSSTGDVAARGESISRAYDQLRELIVWGRLAPGTRVVESEIAERLGVSRTPARSALHRLQQEGYVTGGDRRLVVAPLTQNDGRELFHIVGLLESMAAREAADRPPEERATLAARMRALNAALDAEARLPRPDPMRIFDLDTALHRAYVEAGAGPRLVGLHDAIKPQAERYIRLYISALVDEIATSVVEHEQIVRAIESGDGEGARAATDTNWRNAAARLSSVIGAHGERGSW, translated from the coding sequence GTGACGCAGCCGTCGAGCACGTCGAGCACGTCGAGCACGGGCGACGTCGCCGCGCGCGGCGAGAGCATCTCGCGCGCGTACGACCAGCTCCGCGAGCTGATCGTGTGGGGGCGCCTCGCGCCCGGCACACGCGTGGTGGAGAGCGAGATCGCCGAGCGGCTCGGCGTGAGCCGCACGCCGGCGCGGAGCGCGCTGCACCGGCTGCAGCAGGAGGGCTACGTCACCGGCGGCGACCGCCGGCTCGTCGTCGCGCCGCTCACGCAGAACGACGGGCGCGAGCTGTTCCACATCGTGGGGCTGCTGGAGTCGATGGCCGCGCGCGAAGCGGCCGACCGTCCGCCCGAGGAGCGCGCGACGCTCGCGGCGCGGATGCGCGCGCTGAACGCCGCGCTCGACGCGGAAGCGCGCCTGCCGCGCCCCGATCCGATGCGCATCTTCGACCTCGACACCGCGCTGCACCGCGCCTACGTCGAGGCGGGCGCCGGCCCGCGGCTCGTCGGGCTGCACGACGCCATCAAGCCGCAGGCGGAGCGCTACATCCGCCTCTACATCAGCGCGCTCGTCGACGAGATCGCGACGTCGGTGGTGGAGCACGAGCAGATCGTGCGCGCCATCGAGTCGGGCGACGGCGAGGGCGCGCGTGCGGCGACGGACACGAACTGGCGCAACGCGGCCGCGCGGCTCTCCTCGGTGATCGGGGCGCACGGAGAGCGCGGCAGCTGGTAG
- a CDS encoding S41 family peptidase, with protein MKILVTLALLAAVPVAAQAPQSDGAPNGGTARGTRLLRQPTVSATQVAFVYAGDVWVAPRDGGDARRLTSFPGAESTPRFSPDGKLVAFTGDYGGNQDVWVVPAEGGEPKRLTWHPGADVVRGWTPDGKRVVFTSGRASAPTPVPRFWTVSVDGGLETPLPLPRAYKGGYAADGKRIAYQAISPTDVEWRNYRGGQAQPIRVVDLGDLSVTKLPWNGSMDTDPVWSGDKIYFLSDRDYAVNVYAYTPATQQVAQLTHFTDFDAKQLDAGGGALVFEQGGYVHLFDPAAGRDRQLVINVRGDLPWARPQWKDVARQIQSASLSPTGARALFEARGEIFTVPVEKGDWRNLTRSSGAADRKPAWSPDGQKIAWFSDASGEYQLMIGSQDGLTPPKAITLEKPTYYFTPTWSPDSKYLAFTDEGLNLWYVDVATGTQRKVDTDPYMVPARTIDPVWSPDSKWLAYTKRLPNQFHTVMVYSLADGQTRQLTDGLSDAISPAWDASGRYLYFLASTNFALNTGWLEMSSLERPVTRAIYFAVLRADDPSPLLPESDEEAAAAPRVSPPAPVPQPPNSPDSARRARGGTGAPVSAQAARGDSTRPSAAAAPTVRIDWPNIGQRILSLDVPARDYQSLAAGAAGVVFYTEAVPNQPGLTLHRYDVKKRASAPFLAGITSFALSANGKKLLYGASGGAPNAASRWGVLDADKPGKVGDGALRTDLRAMIDPRQEWREIFKEAWRLERDFFYVPNLHGAKWDEVYAMYSPWVESVGHRSDLTYLLDILGGELSVGHSFVTEGDVPPVEPVPIGLLGADLVESEGRYRLARVFTGENWNPELRAPLSAPGIRVATGDYVLAVNGVELRAPTNPYSLFEGTANRQTVLTVNSRPTRDGAHDVVVIPVASETALRSRAWVEDNRRQVDKLSNGRLAYVYLPNTGGAGYTYFNRYYFAQQQKQGAVIDERFNGGGQAADYIVDLARRELYGYFNNPVGERRVVTTPQAGIWGPKVLLINEAAGSGGDLLPFMWHEAKVGPMIGTKTWGGLVGIWDTQPLVDGGSITNPRGGFINTQGEWDVENKGVPPDIEVEITPQDFAAGRDPQLERGVQEALKLLEANPVKLVTKEPPAPVRVKRPGGR; from the coding sequence ATGAAGATCCTCGTCACCCTCGCTCTTCTCGCCGCGGTCCCCGTCGCCGCGCAGGCGCCGCAGTCGGACGGCGCGCCTAACGGCGGAACCGCGCGCGGGACGCGGCTGCTCCGTCAGCCGACGGTGAGCGCGACGCAGGTCGCGTTCGTGTACGCGGGCGACGTGTGGGTCGCGCCGCGCGACGGCGGCGATGCGCGGCGGCTCACGAGCTTCCCCGGCGCCGAGTCGACGCCGCGCTTCTCGCCCGACGGCAAGCTCGTCGCGTTCACCGGCGACTACGGCGGCAACCAGGACGTGTGGGTCGTGCCGGCGGAGGGCGGGGAGCCGAAGCGGCTGACGTGGCACCCCGGCGCCGACGTCGTGCGCGGGTGGACGCCCGACGGCAAGCGCGTCGTGTTCACGTCCGGACGCGCGAGCGCGCCGACGCCGGTGCCGCGCTTCTGGACGGTGAGCGTCGACGGCGGGCTCGAGACGCCGCTCCCGCTGCCGCGCGCGTACAAGGGCGGCTACGCGGCCGACGGCAAGCGCATCGCGTACCAGGCGATCTCGCCCACCGACGTCGAGTGGCGCAACTACCGCGGCGGCCAGGCGCAGCCGATCCGCGTCGTGGACCTCGGCGACCTCTCGGTCACGAAGCTCCCGTGGAACGGGAGCATGGACACCGATCCCGTGTGGTCGGGGGACAAGATCTACTTCCTCTCCGACCGCGACTACGCGGTGAACGTGTACGCGTACACGCCGGCCACGCAGCAGGTCGCGCAGCTCACGCACTTCACCGACTTCGACGCGAAGCAGCTCGACGCGGGCGGCGGCGCGCTCGTGTTCGAGCAGGGCGGCTACGTGCATCTGTTCGACCCCGCCGCAGGGCGCGATCGACAGCTCGTCATCAACGTGCGCGGCGACCTGCCGTGGGCACGGCCGCAGTGGAAGGACGTCGCCCGCCAGATCCAGTCGGCGTCGCTGTCGCCGACGGGCGCGCGGGCGCTGTTCGAGGCGCGCGGCGAGATCTTCACCGTGCCGGTGGAGAAGGGCGACTGGCGCAACCTCACGCGCTCCTCCGGCGCCGCCGACCGCAAGCCGGCGTGGTCGCCGGACGGGCAGAAGATCGCGTGGTTCTCCGACGCGAGCGGCGAGTACCAGCTCATGATCGGCTCGCAGGACGGCCTCACGCCGCCGAAGGCGATCACGCTCGAGAAGCCGACCTACTACTTCACGCCGACCTGGTCGCCCGACTCGAAGTACCTCGCGTTCACCGACGAGGGACTGAACCTCTGGTACGTCGACGTCGCGACGGGCACGCAGCGCAAGGTGGACACCGATCCGTACATGGTGCCGGCGCGCACGATCGATCCGGTGTGGTCGCCCGACTCGAAGTGGCTCGCGTACACCAAGCGGCTGCCGAACCAGTTCCACACCGTGATGGTGTACTCGCTCGCCGACGGGCAGACGCGCCAGCTCACCGACGGGCTCTCCGACGCGATCTCGCCGGCGTGGGACGCGAGCGGGCGATACCTGTACTTCCTCGCGAGCACCAACTTCGCGCTGAACACCGGGTGGCTCGAGATGAGCTCCCTGGAGCGCCCCGTGACGCGCGCGATCTACTTCGCGGTGCTGCGCGCCGACGATCCGTCGCCGCTGCTGCCCGAGAGCGACGAGGAGGCCGCGGCCGCTCCGCGCGTCTCACCGCCGGCGCCGGTGCCGCAGCCGCCTAACAGTCCAGACTCCGCGCGGCGTGCTCGGGGCGGCACCGGGGCGCCGGTGAGCGCGCAGGCCGCGCGCGGCGACTCCACGCGGCCCAGCGCCGCGGCGGCGCCGACGGTCCGCATCGACTGGCCGAACATCGGCCAGCGCATCCTGTCGCTCGACGTGCCGGCGCGCGACTACCAGTCGCTTGCCGCGGGCGCGGCGGGCGTCGTGTTCTACACCGAGGCGGTGCCGAACCAGCCGGGGCTCACGCTCCACCGGTACGACGTGAAGAAGCGCGCGAGCGCGCCGTTCCTCGCCGGCATCACGTCGTTCGCGCTGTCGGCGAACGGCAAGAAGCTGCTCTACGGCGCGAGTGGGGGGGCGCCTAACGCCGCTTCCCGCTGGGGCGTGCTCGACGCCGACAAGCCGGGGAAGGTGGGCGACGGCGCGCTGCGCACCGACCTGCGCGCGATGATCGACCCGCGTCAGGAGTGGCGGGAGATCTTCAAGGAGGCGTGGCGCCTCGAGCGCGACTTCTTCTACGTGCCGAACCTGCACGGCGCGAAGTGGGACGAGGTGTACGCGATGTACTCGCCGTGGGTGGAGTCGGTCGGCCACCGCTCCGACCTGACGTACCTGCTCGACATCCTCGGCGGCGAGCTGTCGGTGGGGCACTCGTTCGTCACGGAGGGCGACGTGCCGCCGGTCGAGCCGGTGCCGATCGGGCTGTTGGGCGCCGACCTCGTGGAGAGCGAGGGGCGCTACCGGCTCGCGCGCGTGTTCACCGGCGAGAACTGGAACCCCGAGCTGCGCGCGCCGCTGTCGGCCCCCGGCATCCGCGTGGCGACGGGCGACTACGTGCTCGCGGTGAACGGCGTCGAGCTGCGCGCGCCGACGAACCCGTACAGCCTGTTCGAGGGGACGGCGAACCGGCAGACCGTGCTCACCGTCAACAGCCGCCCGACGCGCGACGGCGCGCACGACGTCGTCGTGATCCCCGTCGCGAGCGAGACCGCGCTCCGCTCGCGCGCGTGGGTGGAGGACAACCGCCGGCAGGTGGACAAGCTGTCGAACGGTCGGCTCGCGTACGTCTACCTGCCGAACACGGGCGGCGCGGGCTACACGTACTTCAACCGCTACTACTTCGCGCAGCAGCAGAAGCAGGGCGCGGTGATCGACGAGCGGTTCAACGGCGGCGGCCAGGCGGCGGACTACATCGTCGACCTCGCGCGGCGCGAGCTGTACGGCTACTTCAACAACCCGGTCGGCGAGCGGCGGGTGGTGACGACGCCGCAGGCGGGGATCTGGGGCCCGAAGGTGCTGCTCATCAACGAGGCCGCGGGCTCCGGCGGCGACCTGCTGCCGTTCATGTGGCACGAGGCGAAGGTCGGCCCGATGATCGGCACGAAGACGTGGGGCGGTCTCGTCGGCATCTGGGACACGCAGCCGCTCGTCGACGGCGGCAGCATCACGAACCCGCGCGGTGGCTTCATCAACACGCAGGGCGAGTGGGACGTCGAGAACAAGGGGGTGCCGCCGGACATCGAGGTGGAGATCACCCCGCAGGACTTCGCCGCGGGCCGCGACCCGCAGCTCGAGCGCGGCGTGCAGGAGGCGCTCAAGCTGCTCGAAGCCAACCCCGTGAAGCTCGTCACCAAGGAGCCGCCCGCGCCCGTGCGCGTGAAGCGGCCGGGAGGTCGTTGA
- a CDS encoding serine hydrolase: MAKAVKDWNAPGLAIAIVKDDSVVFAKGYGVRELGKADPVDAGTRFAIGSTTKAMTVAALGMLVDEGKLKWDDPVTKYLPDFRLSDPWVTPQITVRDLLTHRTGLGNADLLWAGADYSTAEIIRRVRYLPLAYSPRSQFIYQNIMYAAAGQVVEAVSGMPWEQFLRTRIFAPLGMSATVPLLADLAGQPNVASPHAEIDDTMRVITNRTVDPVKAAGSVWSSVSDMAKWMKFILDSGRVGGNQLLKTATVKEILTPQVVADHEYPTFDAVHAHFFDYGLGWFLQDYAGQAIAMHTGSIDGMCAIIGLIPDKRIGVYVLENADHIELRHALMYQVFDMYLGNTGHDWSAELKKLYDGLTAQARTAQQRAEAQHVTGTHPSLALDRYTGTYHSDAYGDVRVTLNGETLHATFGRAYDGDLTHWQYDTFRANWKNRQSGRGTLVFVPDGTGGVQALRAFGATFTKIKQN, translated from the coding sequence GTGGCGAAGGCGGTGAAGGACTGGAACGCGCCGGGGCTCGCGATCGCGATCGTGAAGGACGACAGCGTGGTGTTCGCGAAGGGCTACGGCGTGCGAGAGCTGGGCAAGGCCGACCCCGTGGACGCCGGGACGCGCTTCGCCATCGGCTCCACCACGAAGGCGATGACCGTGGCGGCGCTGGGCATGCTCGTCGACGAGGGGAAGCTCAAGTGGGACGACCCGGTCACGAAGTACCTCCCCGACTTCCGTCTCTCCGACCCGTGGGTCACGCCGCAGATCACCGTGCGCGACCTGCTCACGCACCGCACGGGGCTCGGGAACGCCGACCTGCTGTGGGCGGGCGCCGACTACTCGACGGCGGAGATCATCCGACGCGTGCGCTACCTGCCGCTCGCGTACTCGCCGCGGTCGCAGTTCATCTACCAGAACATCATGTACGCGGCCGCCGGCCAGGTCGTCGAGGCGGTGTCCGGGATGCCGTGGGAGCAGTTCCTCCGCACGCGCATCTTCGCGCCGCTGGGCATGAGCGCCACGGTGCCGCTGCTCGCCGACCTCGCCGGCCAGCCGAACGTCGCGTCGCCGCACGCCGAGATCGACGACACCATGCGCGTGATCACGAACCGCACGGTGGATCCGGTGAAGGCCGCCGGCTCGGTGTGGTCGAGCGTGAGCGACATGGCGAAGTGGATGAAGTTCATCCTCGACAGCGGCCGCGTGGGAGGCAACCAGTTGCTGAAGACGGCGACGGTGAAGGAGATCCTCACGCCGCAGGTGGTCGCCGACCACGAGTACCCGACGTTCGACGCGGTGCACGCGCACTTCTTCGACTACGGGCTCGGCTGGTTCCTGCAGGACTACGCCGGGCAGGCGATCGCGATGCACACGGGGAGCATCGACGGCATGTGCGCGATCATCGGCCTCATCCCCGACAAGCGGATCGGCGTCTACGTGCTCGAGAACGCCGATCACATCGAGCTGCGGCACGCGCTGATGTACCAGGTGTTCGACATGTACCTGGGCAACACCGGCCATGACTGGAGCGCGGAGCTGAAGAAGCTCTACGACGGCCTCACGGCGCAGGCGCGGACGGCGCAGCAGCGCGCCGAGGCCCAGCACGTCACCGGCACGCACCCGAGCCTCGCGCTCGACCGCTATACCGGCACGTACCACAGCGACGCGTACGGCGACGTGCGCGTGACGCTGAACGGCGAGACGCTGCACGCGACGTTCGGCCGCGCCTACGACGGCGACCTCACCCACTGGCAGTACGACACGTTCCGGGCCAACTGGAAGAACCGACAGAGCGGCCGGGGAACGCTGGTCTTCGTCCCCGACGGGACGGGCGGCGTGCAGGCGCTGCGCGCGTTCGGAGCCACGTTCACGAAGATCAAGCAGAACTAG
- a CDS encoding dipeptidase — protein MENVDRRTAIKGALGAAAAAFAAPMINRGRYRLFAEPAPEYSARAVALMQRSLVMDMLSVFTLNFPLGDQWQARPETFGPDVIAKFKSSGINVFHPAVGIGGPDAFDQGMQFFAGWNSFLAGRDDVLMRIDSPGDFARVKSSGKIAVILGLQNAEHFRRPSDVDLFYGYGQRIAQLTYNSRNRIGNGSTERRDEGLSDFGLAIVDRMNKVCMAVDVSHCGDRTTLDAFEVSKKPVLITHSNVRALANGHPRDKSDEAIRAVGKAGSVMGITGVRMFVKDREPTTIEDALDHFDYVAKMIGPEHLGVGSDIDLDGYDDMPPELNKQLRASYKGSYGFRERIDIEGLDHPKRMFDLTEGLIRRKYTDAQIEGILGGNFRRVLSEIWSV, from the coding sequence ATGGAGAACGTCGACCGGCGGACGGCAATCAAGGGAGCGCTCGGAGCCGCGGCCGCGGCGTTCGCCGCGCCGATGATCAATCGGGGCCGCTACCGGCTGTTCGCCGAGCCGGCACCGGAGTACTCGGCGCGCGCGGTCGCGCTCATGCAGCGGTCGCTGGTGATGGACATGCTGAGCGTGTTCACGCTCAACTTCCCGCTCGGCGACCAGTGGCAGGCGAGGCCGGAGACGTTCGGGCCCGACGTCATCGCGAAGTTCAAGAGCTCGGGGATCAACGTCTTCCATCCCGCGGTCGGCATCGGCGGCCCCGACGCGTTCGACCAGGGGATGCAGTTCTTCGCGGGCTGGAACAGCTTCCTCGCCGGGCGCGACGACGTCCTGATGCGCATCGACAGCCCGGGCGACTTCGCGCGCGTGAAGAGCTCCGGCAAGATCGCCGTCATCCTCGGACTGCAGAACGCCGAGCACTTCCGGCGGCCGAGCGACGTCGATCTGTTCTACGGCTACGGCCAGCGCATCGCGCAGCTCACGTACAACTCGCGCAACCGCATCGGCAACGGATCCACCGAGCGCCGCGACGAGGGGCTGAGCGACTTCGGCCTCGCCATCGTCGACCGGATGAACAAGGTCTGCATGGCCGTCGACGTCTCGCACTGCGGCGACCGCACGACGCTCGATGCGTTCGAGGTGTCGAAGAAGCCGGTGCTGATCACGCACTCCAACGTGCGCGCGCTCGCCAACGGCCATCCGCGCGACAAGAGCGACGAGGCGATCCGCGCCGTGGGGAAGGCGGGGAGCGTCATGGGGATCACCGGCGTGCGCATGTTCGTGAAGGACCGCGAGCCGACGACGATCGAGGACGCGCTCGACCACTTCGACTACGTCGCGAAGATGATCGGGCCCGAGCACCTCGGCGTCGGCAGCGACATCGACCTCGACGGGTACGACGACATGCCGCCGGAGCTGAACAAGCAGCTGCGCGCGAGCTACAAGGGGAGCTACGGCTTCCGCGAGCGGATCGACATCGAGGGGCTCGACCACCCGAAGCGGATGTTCGACCTCACCGAGGGGCTCATCCGGCGCAAGTACACCGACGCGCAGATCGAGGGGATCCTCGGCGGCAACTTCCGGCGCGTGCTCTCCGAGATCTGGAGCGTCTGA
- a CDS encoding M15 family metallopeptidase — translation MAHRIEPQRTQRTQRTPTTTGVVLLCVLRVLCGSSSLGAQPVDTAFRQLLTSGKPAPAPPAWRALIGEYGATDSDTLFVLERDGRLTTLRHGTYAALTEVAPDTFLLADGRLTVERAGGKVAAVSVGGARLPKRALGTEDGSQFTITPLRPVAELRREALAATPPHEQGPFRPSDLVAVTTFDTTVHLDVRYATRNNFMRTPFYSSARAFLQRPAAEALGRASAMLRPFGYGLLVHDAYRPWYVTKMFWEGTPVPQRVFVADPAQGSRHNRGEAVDLTLYDLRTGKPAEMTGGYDEMTARSYPVYPGGTSLQRWQRDLLRVAMESVGFTVYDAEWWHFDFKDWRSYPIGTQTFEQLDTRDSGLGTRRGAVPESRVPRPESRPLQP, via the coding sequence ATGGCTCATCGAATCGAACCACAGAGGACGCAGAGGACGCAGAGGACACCGACGACGACCGGTGTCGTTCTTCTCTGCGTCCTCCGCGTCCTCTGCGGTTCAAGTTCGTTAGGCGCCCAGCCGGTCGACACCGCCTTCCGCCAGCTCCTCACCAGCGGCAAGCCCGCGCCCGCGCCGCCGGCGTGGCGCGCGCTGATCGGCGAGTACGGCGCGACCGACAGCGACACGCTGTTCGTGCTCGAGCGCGACGGCCGGCTCACGACGCTGCGGCACGGCACCTACGCGGCGCTCACGGAGGTCGCCCCCGACACGTTCCTCCTCGCCGACGGGCGGCTGACGGTGGAGCGCGCGGGCGGCAAGGTGGCCGCGGTGTCGGTCGGCGGCGCGCGGCTGCCGAAGCGCGCGCTCGGCACCGAGGACGGCTCGCAGTTCACCATCACGCCGCTGCGGCCGGTGGCCGAGCTGCGCAGGGAGGCGCTCGCCGCCACGCCGCCGCACGAGCAGGGCCCGTTCCGGCCGAGCGATCTCGTCGCCGTGACGACGTTCGACACGACCGTGCACCTGGACGTGCGCTACGCGACGCGCAACAACTTCATGCGCACGCCGTTCTACTCCAGCGCGCGCGCGTTCCTGCAGCGCCCCGCGGCCGAGGCGTTGGGGCGGGCGAGCGCGATGCTGCGGCCGTTCGGCTACGGGCTGCTCGTGCACGACGCGTATCGACCGTGGTACGTGACGAAGATGTTCTGGGAGGGGACGCCCGTGCCGCAGCGCGTGTTCGTCGCCGATCCGGCGCAGGGCTCGCGGCACAACCGCGGCGAGGCGGTGGACCTCACGCTCTACGATCTGCGCACGGGGAAGCCGGCGGAGATGACCGGCGGCTACGACGAGATGACCGCGCGCAGCTACCCCGTCTATCCCGGCGGCACCTCGCTCCAGCGGTGGCAGCGCGACCTGCTGCGCGTCGCGATGGAATCGGTCGGGTTCACGGTGTACGACGCGGAGTGGTGGCACTTCGACTTCAAGGACTGGCGGAGCTACCCGATCGGCACGCAGACGTTCGAGCAGCTCGACACTCGGGACTCGGGACTCGGGACTCGTCGGGGGGCAGTTCCCGAGTCCCGAGTCCCGCGTCCCGAGTCCCGACCCCTCCAGCCATGA